From Cricetulus griseus strain 17A/GY chromosome 1 unlocalized genomic scaffold, alternate assembly CriGri-PICRH-1.0 chr1_0, whole genome shotgun sequence, a single genomic window includes:
- the LOC103163807 gene encoding histone H3.v1: MEWHGQLPWPVVHWTSDLGEERWVNSIFSPVSKILPVEDIWDKEKEEEEGEEEEEEEEEGEEEENVDKEHEKEEENRIKALLGAPRKDSVWGLMAWPRPSPEQARWWEDFSLPPLRGTCLCRCRLRTKMRLHPLPSLASCSSSKTEEEYSWLKNQPLMEPSLVSRLKTPKAVPRIPPKVSPKRSTVPKPGQQQSPMSMWPPITNSPSKRSTFKGQHTSSAKEASHTPGAWGNPLPHLPSK; this comes from the exons ATGGAGTGGCATGGGCAACTCCCATGGCCTGTAGTCCACTGGACAAGTGACTTAGGAG AGGAAAGATGGGTGAATTCCATCTTCAGTCCTGTGTCCAAGATCCTACCAGTGGAGGATATTTgggacaaagaaaaggaagaggaggagggggaggaagaggaggaagaggaggaggagggagaggaggaggagaatgtagacaaagaacatgagaaagaggaagagaacag GATCAAGGCCCTTCTCGGAGCACCCCGGAAGGACTCAGTGTGGGGCCTGATGGCttggcccaggccctccccagaGCAAGCCAGATGGTGGGAAGACTTTTCCCTGCCCCCACTCCGTGGAACCTGCCTCTGCCGGTGCAGACTGAGGACAAAGATGAGGCTCCACCCGCTGCCCTCCCTggcctcctgctcttcctccaaAACCGAAGAAGAGTATAGCTGGCTAAAAAACCAGCCTCTGATGGAGCCTTCCCTAGTTTCCAGACTGAAGACCCCCAAGGCAGTGCCCAGGATCCCTCCCAAGGTCTCCCCTAAGAGATCTACTGTCCCCAAGCCTGGGCAACAGCAGAGCCCAATGTCAATGTGGCCTCCAATTACTAACTCCCCCTCCAAGAGGTCCACTTTTAAGGGACAACACACATCCTCTGCCAAGGAGGCTTCCCATACCCCAGGTGCCTGGGGCAATCCCTTGCCTCACCttccttcaaaataa